In the genome of Rhodamnia argentea isolate NSW1041297 chromosome 3, ASM2092103v1, whole genome shotgun sequence, one region contains:
- the LOC115729691 gene encoding disease resistance protein RPV1-like → MASSSKSKKIYDVFLSFRGKDVRHNFVGHLYGALHRIGIYTFRDSEELKKGYNISMLMKAIEESCIAIIVFSENYASSEWCLTEMVKIVECKNQNNITILPVFYKVNPNEVRGGRKSYKIAMAKHESKFREDSEKVKKWKEALLDAGNLSGWHLNDRDDESKIIQEIVKEISTTQLGRTPLHVAEHPVGIDSKVVKLKSMLNLESKDDVFMVGLWGRGGIGKTTLGKAIYNNIFRQFEGSSFLANVRENSKDRNGLVTLQEKLLNDILLPKERLAVSTIDGGINLIQQRLGHKRVLVILDDVDHLNQLRALAGKINWFGNGSRILVTTRDSHLLTPWIDKYHVYEVKTLDNGEAHELLSKHAFSPHHKLKIREDLVDGVLDHAKGLPLALEVLGSFLCGRRQDEWESVLDNLSRIPKKDINDVLKISYDGLESNEKGIFLHIACFFKGWKFYHVKNVLDSCDFNAVIGLQILTERSLIRTISGYIEVHDLIQLMGKDIVNKESDDPERRSRLWLYEDVLEVLSRDILVSPFLANSDRLKYMNLSKCSSLVRMPDISCAPNLEELDLSCCKSLVEAHESIANHDKLQWLNLSFCFELRNLPKELKSKNLRSLCLFGCTKFERLPDIPHKLGTLRALNLGDTAIKELPASIENLVSLRNILLSGCKNLVRLPSSIYKLRKLRQMGVADCPNLIGFPKHENVADPCMKTVFPNLQELYIGRSYLCQVDVTEDLSRFPPSVTVF, encoded by the exons atggcttcttcatcgaaatccaaaaagatttacgacgtcttcttgagtttcagaggtAAGGATGTACGTCACAACTTTGTCGGCCATCTCTACGGAGCTTTACACCGGATTGGAATATACACTTTCCGGGATAGCGAGGAACTTAAAAAGGGATACAATATATCGATGCTTATGAAGGCCATCGAAGAGTCGTGCATCGCAATTATTGTTTTCTCTGAGAATTACGCTTCGTCAGAATGGTGCCTGACAGAGATGGTGAAGATTGTGGAGTGCAAGAACCAAAACAACATCACCATTCTACCAGTGTTTTATAAAGTGAATCCAAATGAAGTGAGAGGGGGCAGAAAGAGTTATAAGATTGCTATGGCTAAGCATGAGTCCAAGTTCAGGGAAGATTCAGAGAAagtgaagaaatggaaagaagctCTCCTTGACGCCGGTAACTTGTCCGGATGGCATTTGAATGATAG aGATGATGAGTCAAAGATTATACAAGAAATTGTGAAGGAGATCTCGACAACTCAGCTAGGCCGAACACCTTTACATGTTGCTgagcatccggttgggatagattCCAAAGTGGTTAAGCTGAAATCGATGTTGAACCTCGAGTCTAAAGATGATGTTttcatggtgggattatggggacggggaggcataggaaagacaACTTTAGGGAAAGccatttataataatattttcagacaatttgaaggttcgagttttttggcaaatgttcgagaaaattcaaaagatcgcaatggtttagttactttgcaagaaaaattactaaacgATATATTATTACCTAAAGAAAGATTAGCAGTGTCCACTATCGATGGGGGTATTAATCTAATACAACAAAGGCTTGGTCATAAACgagttcttgtcatccttgatgatgtggatcacTTGAACCAGTTACGTGCTTTAGCTGGAAAAATCAATTGGTTTGGCAATGGGAGTAGGATCCTTGTCACTACAAGAGATAGCCATTTGCTGACTCCTTGGATAGATAAGTATcatgtgtatgaagttaaaACACTGGATAACGGTGAAGCTCATGAGCTGCTTAGTAAGCATGCTTTTTCTCCGCaccacaaattaaaaataagggAAGATCTAGTGGATGGTGTTTTggatcatgctaaaggccttcctttagcacttgaggtgttgGGTTCCTTCTTATGTGGGAGAAGACAAGATGAATGGGAAAGTGTGCTAGACAACCTTTCTAGAATTCCTAAGAAAGACATCAatgatgtgctcaaaataagttaCGACGGACTAGAGTCAAATGAGAAAGGGATTTTTCTCCAcattgcttgcttctttaagggATGGAAGTTTTATCATGTTAAAAATGTTCTCGATAGTTGCGATTTTAATGCAGTAATAGGATTACAAATTCTCACCGAGAGGTCCTTGATAAGAACCATTTCCGGATACATAGAagtgcatgacttgattcaattgatgggtAAAGATATCGTGAACAAAGAATCCGATGATCCCGAAAGACGCAGCAGATTATGGCTGTATGAGGATGTGCTAGAAGTTTTGTCACGCGACATA TTAGTTTCGCCGTTTCTAGCGAATTCCGACAGGTTGAAGTACATGAATTTGAGCAAATGCAGCTCGCTAGTTCGTATGCCCGACATCTCATGTGCTCCAAACCTCGAGGAATTGGATCTCTCTTGTTGCAAAAGCTTGGTCGAAGCACACGAATCCATTGCAAATCATGACAAGTTACAGTGGTTGAATTTGTCATTTTGCTTTGAACTTCGTAATTTACCAAAGGagctcaagtcaaaaaatctcCGAAGTCTTTGTCTTTTTGGCTGCACAAAGTTTGAAAGGCTCCCTGATATTCCACATAAACTTGGAACCTTGAGAGCACTCAATTTAGGTGACACTGCTATTAAAGAACTTCCTGCGTCAatagaaaatcttgtctctttgAGGAATATCCTTTTGAGTGGTTGCAAAAATTTGGTGAGACTTCCatctagcatttacaagttacGAAAACTTAGACAAATGGGGGTTGCGGATTGCCCAAATTTAATCGGGTTTCCAAAGCACGAGAATGTAGCTGATCCTTGCATGAAAACCGTATTTCCAAATTTACAAGAGTTATACATTGGGAGAAGTTATCTATGCCAAGTAGACGTTACGGAGGATCTTTCCCGTTTTCCCCCTTCGGTAACGGTGTTTTAG